From a region of the Deltaproteobacteria bacterium genome:
- a CDS encoding porin has translation MELVRRIVAAIAFAVLFAAGTAGARTIEEILKEKGVITEADYKEATRSKPVDYKLGKGFTFTSPDEKFQLSVGGRIQPRYSYTDAEAVSGSAQDASEWKIRWAKLSVGGYAYSKDLTYKIQIALENSGNAKLLDYAYLKYGFSDAFALQAGQFKVPFSRQALNSASALQFVDRSNAVDAFKPNYDIGAMASGKIGRGMFAYNAGIFGGAGQSATRTTNNNAFAARLVASPLGEAPYSETDVGHHEKPLLSVGANYFRNTLKRSATTVFESVTPNYAAAAGWLGNGASTFDNTEKVDIDQFGGDAAFLWNGFSFQAEYLEGRAEGKTSGKTLRARGMYAQAGYFLIPKRLEAAARYSYVDPNRSRSNDIQAETQGAVSYYFFGHNLKLQADYSNIHKQVSLNTSTDNKQVRVQAQVVF, from the coding sequence ATGGAATTGGTCCGGAGAATCGTCGCCGCAATCGCTTTTGCCGTATTGTTTGCCGCCGGGACGGCGGGTGCAAGGACTATCGAGGAGATCCTTAAAGAGAAGGGAGTGATCACGGAGGCCGATTACAAGGAGGCGACACGTTCGAAGCCCGTGGACTACAAGCTCGGGAAAGGGTTTACGTTTACTTCTCCGGATGAGAAATTCCAGTTGTCCGTCGGCGGCCGCATACAGCCCCGTTATTCATATACCGACGCGGAGGCGGTGAGCGGTTCGGCTCAAGACGCGAGCGAATGGAAAATACGCTGGGCGAAATTGTCGGTGGGAGGGTACGCCTACAGCAAGGATTTAACGTACAAGATCCAGATCGCGCTCGAAAACAGCGGGAACGCGAAGCTTCTCGATTACGCCTACCTTAAATACGGGTTCTCGGACGCTTTTGCGCTCCAGGCCGGGCAGTTCAAGGTCCCGTTTTCACGGCAGGCGCTCAATTCGGCTTCGGCGCTCCAGTTCGTCGACCGGTCCAATGCCGTGGATGCGTTCAAGCCGAACTACGATATAGGCGCGATGGCCTCGGGAAAGATCGGCCGGGGGATGTTCGCATACAACGCGGGTATCTTCGGGGGGGCGGGACAGAGCGCAACCCGAACGACGAACAACAACGCCTTCGCGGCGCGACTGGTTGCCAGCCCGCTGGGGGAAGCGCCTTACAGCGAAACGGATGTCGGGCATCACGAAAAACCGCTCCTTTCGGTCGGAGCGAACTATTTCCGCAACACGCTTAAAAGGTCGGCAACGACTGTCTTCGAGAGCGTCACGCCGAACTACGCTGCGGCGGCAGGCTGGCTCGGAAATGGAGCCTCGACTTTCGACAACACCGAGAAAGTCGACATCGATCAATTCGGCGGAGATGCGGCTTTCTTATGGAACGGTTTTTCGTTCCAGGCGGAGTACCTCGAAGGACGCGCGGAGGGGAAGACGTCGGGAAAAACTCTCCGCGCCCGTGGGATGTATGCGCAGGCGGGGTACTTCCTGATTCCGAAACGGCTTGAGGCGGCGGCGAGGTATTCGTACGTGGATCCCAACCGCTCCAGATCGAACGACATCCAGGCGGAGACCCAGGGAGCTGTCTCCTATTATTTCTTCGGACATAACCTGAAGCTGCAGGCGGATTATAGTAACATCCACAAGCAGGTTTCCTTGAACACGAGCACCGACAATAAGCAGGTCCGCGTGCAGGCACAGGTCGTTTTCTAA